A DNA window from Melanotaenia boesemani isolate fMelBoe1 chromosome 6, fMelBoe1.pri, whole genome shotgun sequence contains the following coding sequences:
- the casp2 gene encoding caspase-2 isoform X4 produces MLECGMLERDRLAIRRQSAILCKQLVVDELLIQSLQADDILTESMAESIMAEQTSQKRSWRLLLLLPKRGPKAFRSFCSALRETEQQHLCDLLTQSPVQDGRETHVDSSHPEKVPEGQAGQLEGAQKRRETIVGSSLPLPTQEEFAAKRARTHESMEFSLDADSPINTPVLPCAPEFYHSHCQQAYRMNSSPRGYALVISNVSFDSCAAPDLDLRKGGEVDAEVLRKVFTELDYHVSVHKDLTAQGMRSCIENFCRRPEHRTVDSCVVCLLSHGVEGAIYGTDGQLLQLDWVFEAFDNAHCPLLQNKPKMFFIQACRGDEMDCGVEQIDGPVRTLSPSCEQRDAGREGQGDVDPRQRVDMGRPRIKLPQRSDMICGFASLKGQRICTAAMRNTKRGSWFIQELNTALRLNARNTHLADILVQVNGRIKEREGYAPGTAHHRCKEMSEFTSSLCKDLYLFPKYQHQY; encoded by the exons ATGTTGGAGTGTGGGATGCTGGAGCGGGACAGGCTGGCTATTCGGAGGCAGTCTGCTATCCTGTGCAAACAGCTGGTCGTTGATGAGCTGCTCATTCAGTCACTGCAGGCAGATGATATCTTAACCGAGAGCATGGCAGAAAGCATCATG GCCGAACAAACATCTCAGAAACGCAGCTGGCGTTTGTTACTTCTCCTACCAAAGCGAGGACCCAAAGCCTTCAGAAGTTTCTGTTCAGCTCTCAGAGAAACTGAGCAGCAGCACCTGTGTGACCTGCTCACACAATCACCTGTACAAGATGGCAGAGAGACGCATGTAGAT AGTAGTCACCCTGAGAAAGTGCCAGAGGGTCAGGCAGGGCAACTGGAGGGAGCACAAAAGAGGAGAGAG ACAATAGTGGGGTCTTCTCTTCCACTTCCAACTCAGGAGGAGTTTGCTGCCAAGAGAGCAAGAACACATG AGTCCATGGAGTTCAGTCTTGATGCCGACAGCCCCATCAACACTCCTGTTCTCCCGTGCGCTCCAGAGTTTTACCACTCTCACTGCCAGCAG GCTTACAGAATGAATTCATCTCCTCGTGGCTATGCTTTAGTGATCAGCAATGTGAGCTTTGACTCTTGTGCTGCTCCTGACCTTGACCTAAGGAAGGGCGGTGAGGTGGATGCAGAAGTCCTTAGGAAAGTTTTTACAGAACTGGACTATCACGTCAGTGTCCACAAAGACCTTACTGCTCAG GGCATGAGGTCTTGTATTGAGAATTTCTGCAGACGGCCAGAACACCGAACAGTGGACAGCTGTGTGGTGTGTCTGCTCTCCCACGGAGTGGAAGGAGCAATTTATGGCACAGATGGACAGCTCCTGCAG CTTGACTGGGTGTTTGAGGCCTTTGACAACGCTCATTGTCCACTGCTTCAAAACAAGCCGAAGATGTTTTTCATTCAGGCCTGCAGAGGAG ATGAGATGGACTGTGGAGTGGAGCAGATAGACGGCCCAGTTAGGACTCTCTCACCAAGCTGCGAACAGAGGGATGCTGGGAGAGAAGGACAGGGGGATGTAGACCCCAGACAGAGAGTGGACATGGGGAGACCAAGGATTAAACTGCCGCAGCGGTCAGATATGATCTGTGGCTTTGCATCTCTCAAAGGTCAGAGAATTT GCACAGCAGCGATGCGAAACACCAAAAGGGGGTCCTGGTTCATCCAGGAACTCAACACAGCACTCCGGCTTAATGCCAGAAACACACACCTTGCAGACATCCTGGTGCAG GTAAACGGACGTATCAAGGAGAGGGAAGGTTACGCTCCAGGCACCGCCCACCATCGCTGCAAAGAGATGTCAGAGTTCACCAGCTCACTCTGCAAAGACCTCTACCTTTTCCCCAAGTACCAGCACCAGTATTGA
- the casp2 gene encoding caspase-2 isoform X5 has protein sequence MLECGMLERDRLAIRRQSAILCKQLVVDELLIQSLQADDILTESMAESIMAEQTSQKRSWRLLLLLPKRGPKAFRSFCSALRETEQQHLCDLLTQSPVQDGRETHVDSSHPEKVPEGQAGQLEGAQKRRETIVGSSLPLPTQEEFAAKRARTHESMEFSLDADSPINTPVLPCAPEFYHSHCQQAYRMNSSPRGYALVISNVSFDSCAAPDLDLRKGGEVDAEVLRKVFTELDYHVSVHKDLTAQGMRSCIENFCRRPEHRTVDSCVVCLLSHGVEGAIYGTDGQLLQLDWVFEAFDNAHCPLLQNKPKMFFIQACRGDEMDCGVEQIDGPVRTLSPSCEQRDAGREGQGDVDPRQRVDMGRPRIKLPQRSDMICGFASLKGTAAMRNTKRGSWFIQELNTALRLNARNTHLADILVQVNGRIKEREGYAPGTAHHRCKEMSEFTSSLCKDLYLFPKYQHQY, from the exons ATGTTGGAGTGTGGGATGCTGGAGCGGGACAGGCTGGCTATTCGGAGGCAGTCTGCTATCCTGTGCAAACAGCTGGTCGTTGATGAGCTGCTCATTCAGTCACTGCAGGCAGATGATATCTTAACCGAGAGCATGGCAGAAAGCATCATG GCCGAACAAACATCTCAGAAACGCAGCTGGCGTTTGTTACTTCTCCTACCAAAGCGAGGACCCAAAGCCTTCAGAAGTTTCTGTTCAGCTCTCAGAGAAACTGAGCAGCAGCACCTGTGTGACCTGCTCACACAATCACCTGTACAAGATGGCAGAGAGACGCATGTAGAT AGTAGTCACCCTGAGAAAGTGCCAGAGGGTCAGGCAGGGCAACTGGAGGGAGCACAAAAGAGGAGAGAG ACAATAGTGGGGTCTTCTCTTCCACTTCCAACTCAGGAGGAGTTTGCTGCCAAGAGAGCAAGAACACATG AGTCCATGGAGTTCAGTCTTGATGCCGACAGCCCCATCAACACTCCTGTTCTCCCGTGCGCTCCAGAGTTTTACCACTCTCACTGCCAGCAG GCTTACAGAATGAATTCATCTCCTCGTGGCTATGCTTTAGTGATCAGCAATGTGAGCTTTGACTCTTGTGCTGCTCCTGACCTTGACCTAAGGAAGGGCGGTGAGGTGGATGCAGAAGTCCTTAGGAAAGTTTTTACAGAACTGGACTATCACGTCAGTGTCCACAAAGACCTTACTGCTCAG GGCATGAGGTCTTGTATTGAGAATTTCTGCAGACGGCCAGAACACCGAACAGTGGACAGCTGTGTGGTGTGTCTGCTCTCCCACGGAGTGGAAGGAGCAATTTATGGCACAGATGGACAGCTCCTGCAG CTTGACTGGGTGTTTGAGGCCTTTGACAACGCTCATTGTCCACTGCTTCAAAACAAGCCGAAGATGTTTTTCATTCAGGCCTGCAGAGGAG ATGAGATGGACTGTGGAGTGGAGCAGATAGACGGCCCAGTTAGGACTCTCTCACCAAGCTGCGAACAGAGGGATGCTGGGAGAGAAGGACAGGGGGATGTAGACCCCAGACAGAGAGTGGACATGGGGAGACCAAGGATTAAACTGCCGCAGCGGTCAGATATGATCTGTGGCTTTGCATCTCTCAAAG GCACAGCAGCGATGCGAAACACCAAAAGGGGGTCCTGGTTCATCCAGGAACTCAACACAGCACTCCGGCTTAATGCCAGAAACACACACCTTGCAGACATCCTGGTGCAG GTAAACGGACGTATCAAGGAGAGGGAAGGTTACGCTCCAGGCACCGCCCACCATCGCTGCAAAGAGATGTCAGAGTTCACCAGCTCACTCTGCAAAGACCTCTACCTTTTCCCCAAGTACCAGCACCAGTATTGA
- the casp2 gene encoding caspase-2 isoform X2, which produces MLECGMLERDRLAIRRQSAILCKQLVVDELLIQSLQADDILTESMAESIMAEQTSQKRSWRLLLLLPKRGPKAFRSFCSALRETEQQHLCDLLTQSPVQDGRETHVDSSHPEKVPEGQAGQLEGAQKRRETSILDQEDKSEVSSSSSFPVQVTGRCCCSESSCREEDRNKERQKTKARGSEKQTDTIVGSSLPLPTQEEFAAKRARTHESMEFSLDADSPINTPVLPCAPEFYHSHCQQAYRMNSSPRGYALVISNVSFDSCAAPDLDLRKGGEVDAEVLRKVFTELDYHVSVHKDLTAQGMRSCIENFCRRPEHRTVDSCVVCLLSHGVEGAIYGTDGQLLQLDWVFEAFDNAHCPLLQNKPKMFFIQACRGDEMDCGVEQIDGPVRTLSPSCEQRDAGREGQGDVDPRQRVDMGRPRIKLPQRSDMICGFASLKGTAAMRNTKRGSWFIQELNTALRLNARNTHLADILVQVNGRIKEREGYAPGTAHHRCKEMSEFTSSLCKDLYLFPKYQHQY; this is translated from the exons ATGTTGGAGTGTGGGATGCTGGAGCGGGACAGGCTGGCTATTCGGAGGCAGTCTGCTATCCTGTGCAAACAGCTGGTCGTTGATGAGCTGCTCATTCAGTCACTGCAGGCAGATGATATCTTAACCGAGAGCATGGCAGAAAGCATCATG GCCGAACAAACATCTCAGAAACGCAGCTGGCGTTTGTTACTTCTCCTACCAAAGCGAGGACCCAAAGCCTTCAGAAGTTTCTGTTCAGCTCTCAGAGAAACTGAGCAGCAGCACCTGTGTGACCTGCTCACACAATCACCTGTACAAGATGGCAGAGAGACGCATGTAGAT AGTAGTCACCCTGAGAAAGTGCCAGAGGGTCAGGCAGGGCAACTGGAGGGAGCACAAAAGAGGAGAGAG ACATCCATATTAGACCAAGAGGACAAGAGTGAGGTGAGCAGCAGCTCATCATTCCCAGTCCAAGTCACAGGTAGATGCTGCTGCTCAGAATCATCATGCAGGGAGGAGGACAGGAACAAAGAGAGACAAAAGACGAAGGCGAGAGGAAGTGAGAAGCAGACAGAT ACAATAGTGGGGTCTTCTCTTCCACTTCCAACTCAGGAGGAGTTTGCTGCCAAGAGAGCAAGAACACATG AGTCCATGGAGTTCAGTCTTGATGCCGACAGCCCCATCAACACTCCTGTTCTCCCGTGCGCTCCAGAGTTTTACCACTCTCACTGCCAGCAG GCTTACAGAATGAATTCATCTCCTCGTGGCTATGCTTTAGTGATCAGCAATGTGAGCTTTGACTCTTGTGCTGCTCCTGACCTTGACCTAAGGAAGGGCGGTGAGGTGGATGCAGAAGTCCTTAGGAAAGTTTTTACAGAACTGGACTATCACGTCAGTGTCCACAAAGACCTTACTGCTCAG GGCATGAGGTCTTGTATTGAGAATTTCTGCAGACGGCCAGAACACCGAACAGTGGACAGCTGTGTGGTGTGTCTGCTCTCCCACGGAGTGGAAGGAGCAATTTATGGCACAGATGGACAGCTCCTGCAG CTTGACTGGGTGTTTGAGGCCTTTGACAACGCTCATTGTCCACTGCTTCAAAACAAGCCGAAGATGTTTTTCATTCAGGCCTGCAGAGGAG ATGAGATGGACTGTGGAGTGGAGCAGATAGACGGCCCAGTTAGGACTCTCTCACCAAGCTGCGAACAGAGGGATGCTGGGAGAGAAGGACAGGGGGATGTAGACCCCAGACAGAGAGTGGACATGGGGAGACCAAGGATTAAACTGCCGCAGCGGTCAGATATGATCTGTGGCTTTGCATCTCTCAAAG GCACAGCAGCGATGCGAAACACCAAAAGGGGGTCCTGGTTCATCCAGGAACTCAACACAGCACTCCGGCTTAATGCCAGAAACACACACCTTGCAGACATCCTGGTGCAG GTAAACGGACGTATCAAGGAGAGGGAAGGTTACGCTCCAGGCACCGCCCACCATCGCTGCAAAGAGATGTCAGAGTTCACCAGCTCACTCTGCAAAGACCTCTACCTTTTCCCCAAGTACCAGCACCAGTATTGA
- the casp2 gene encoding caspase-2 isoform X1 — protein sequence MLECGMLERDRLAIRRQSAILCKQLVVDELLIQSLQADDILTESMAESIMAEQTSQKRSWRLLLLLPKRGPKAFRSFCSALRETEQQHLCDLLTQSPVQDGRETHVDSSHPEKVPEGQAGQLEGAQKRRETSILDQEDKSEVSSSSSFPVQVTGRCCCSESSCREEDRNKERQKTKARGSEKQTDTIVGSSLPLPTQEEFAAKRARTHESMEFSLDADSPINTPVLPCAPEFYHSHCQQAYRMNSSPRGYALVISNVSFDSCAAPDLDLRKGGEVDAEVLRKVFTELDYHVSVHKDLTAQGMRSCIENFCRRPEHRTVDSCVVCLLSHGVEGAIYGTDGQLLQLDWVFEAFDNAHCPLLQNKPKMFFIQACRGDEMDCGVEQIDGPVRTLSPSCEQRDAGREGQGDVDPRQRVDMGRPRIKLPQRSDMICGFASLKGQRICTAAMRNTKRGSWFIQELNTALRLNARNTHLADILVQVNGRIKEREGYAPGTAHHRCKEMSEFTSSLCKDLYLFPKYQHQY from the exons ATGTTGGAGTGTGGGATGCTGGAGCGGGACAGGCTGGCTATTCGGAGGCAGTCTGCTATCCTGTGCAAACAGCTGGTCGTTGATGAGCTGCTCATTCAGTCACTGCAGGCAGATGATATCTTAACCGAGAGCATGGCAGAAAGCATCATG GCCGAACAAACATCTCAGAAACGCAGCTGGCGTTTGTTACTTCTCCTACCAAAGCGAGGACCCAAAGCCTTCAGAAGTTTCTGTTCAGCTCTCAGAGAAACTGAGCAGCAGCACCTGTGTGACCTGCTCACACAATCACCTGTACAAGATGGCAGAGAGACGCATGTAGAT AGTAGTCACCCTGAGAAAGTGCCAGAGGGTCAGGCAGGGCAACTGGAGGGAGCACAAAAGAGGAGAGAG ACATCCATATTAGACCAAGAGGACAAGAGTGAGGTGAGCAGCAGCTCATCATTCCCAGTCCAAGTCACAGGTAGATGCTGCTGCTCAGAATCATCATGCAGGGAGGAGGACAGGAACAAAGAGAGACAAAAGACGAAGGCGAGAGGAAGTGAGAAGCAGACAGAT ACAATAGTGGGGTCTTCTCTTCCACTTCCAACTCAGGAGGAGTTTGCTGCCAAGAGAGCAAGAACACATG AGTCCATGGAGTTCAGTCTTGATGCCGACAGCCCCATCAACACTCCTGTTCTCCCGTGCGCTCCAGAGTTTTACCACTCTCACTGCCAGCAG GCTTACAGAATGAATTCATCTCCTCGTGGCTATGCTTTAGTGATCAGCAATGTGAGCTTTGACTCTTGTGCTGCTCCTGACCTTGACCTAAGGAAGGGCGGTGAGGTGGATGCAGAAGTCCTTAGGAAAGTTTTTACAGAACTGGACTATCACGTCAGTGTCCACAAAGACCTTACTGCTCAG GGCATGAGGTCTTGTATTGAGAATTTCTGCAGACGGCCAGAACACCGAACAGTGGACAGCTGTGTGGTGTGTCTGCTCTCCCACGGAGTGGAAGGAGCAATTTATGGCACAGATGGACAGCTCCTGCAG CTTGACTGGGTGTTTGAGGCCTTTGACAACGCTCATTGTCCACTGCTTCAAAACAAGCCGAAGATGTTTTTCATTCAGGCCTGCAGAGGAG ATGAGATGGACTGTGGAGTGGAGCAGATAGACGGCCCAGTTAGGACTCTCTCACCAAGCTGCGAACAGAGGGATGCTGGGAGAGAAGGACAGGGGGATGTAGACCCCAGACAGAGAGTGGACATGGGGAGACCAAGGATTAAACTGCCGCAGCGGTCAGATATGATCTGTGGCTTTGCATCTCTCAAAGGTCAGAGAATTT GCACAGCAGCGATGCGAAACACCAAAAGGGGGTCCTGGTTCATCCAGGAACTCAACACAGCACTCCGGCTTAATGCCAGAAACACACACCTTGCAGACATCCTGGTGCAG GTAAACGGACGTATCAAGGAGAGGGAAGGTTACGCTCCAGGCACCGCCCACCATCGCTGCAAAGAGATGTCAGAGTTCACCAGCTCACTCTGCAAAGACCTCTACCTTTTCCCCAAGTACCAGCACCAGTATTGA
- the casp2 gene encoding caspase-2 isoform X3: MLECGMLERDRLAIRRQSAILCKQLVVDELLIQSLQADDILTESMAESIMAEQTSQKRSWRLLLLLPKRGPKAFRSFCSALRETEQQHLCDLLTQSPVQDGRETHVDSSHPEKVPEGQAGQLEGAQKRRETSILDQEDKSETIVGSSLPLPTQEEFAAKRARTHESMEFSLDADSPINTPVLPCAPEFYHSHCQQAYRMNSSPRGYALVISNVSFDSCAAPDLDLRKGGEVDAEVLRKVFTELDYHVSVHKDLTAQGMRSCIENFCRRPEHRTVDSCVVCLLSHGVEGAIYGTDGQLLQLDWVFEAFDNAHCPLLQNKPKMFFIQACRGDEMDCGVEQIDGPVRTLSPSCEQRDAGREGQGDVDPRQRVDMGRPRIKLPQRSDMICGFASLKGQRICTAAMRNTKRGSWFIQELNTALRLNARNTHLADILVQVNGRIKEREGYAPGTAHHRCKEMSEFTSSLCKDLYLFPKYQHQY; encoded by the exons ATGTTGGAGTGTGGGATGCTGGAGCGGGACAGGCTGGCTATTCGGAGGCAGTCTGCTATCCTGTGCAAACAGCTGGTCGTTGATGAGCTGCTCATTCAGTCACTGCAGGCAGATGATATCTTAACCGAGAGCATGGCAGAAAGCATCATG GCCGAACAAACATCTCAGAAACGCAGCTGGCGTTTGTTACTTCTCCTACCAAAGCGAGGACCCAAAGCCTTCAGAAGTTTCTGTTCAGCTCTCAGAGAAACTGAGCAGCAGCACCTGTGTGACCTGCTCACACAATCACCTGTACAAGATGGCAGAGAGACGCATGTAGAT AGTAGTCACCCTGAGAAAGTGCCAGAGGGTCAGGCAGGGCAACTGGAGGGAGCACAAAAGAGGAGAGAG ACATCCATATTAGACCAAGAGGACAAGAGTGAG ACAATAGTGGGGTCTTCTCTTCCACTTCCAACTCAGGAGGAGTTTGCTGCCAAGAGAGCAAGAACACATG AGTCCATGGAGTTCAGTCTTGATGCCGACAGCCCCATCAACACTCCTGTTCTCCCGTGCGCTCCAGAGTTTTACCACTCTCACTGCCAGCAG GCTTACAGAATGAATTCATCTCCTCGTGGCTATGCTTTAGTGATCAGCAATGTGAGCTTTGACTCTTGTGCTGCTCCTGACCTTGACCTAAGGAAGGGCGGTGAGGTGGATGCAGAAGTCCTTAGGAAAGTTTTTACAGAACTGGACTATCACGTCAGTGTCCACAAAGACCTTACTGCTCAG GGCATGAGGTCTTGTATTGAGAATTTCTGCAGACGGCCAGAACACCGAACAGTGGACAGCTGTGTGGTGTGTCTGCTCTCCCACGGAGTGGAAGGAGCAATTTATGGCACAGATGGACAGCTCCTGCAG CTTGACTGGGTGTTTGAGGCCTTTGACAACGCTCATTGTCCACTGCTTCAAAACAAGCCGAAGATGTTTTTCATTCAGGCCTGCAGAGGAG ATGAGATGGACTGTGGAGTGGAGCAGATAGACGGCCCAGTTAGGACTCTCTCACCAAGCTGCGAACAGAGGGATGCTGGGAGAGAAGGACAGGGGGATGTAGACCCCAGACAGAGAGTGGACATGGGGAGACCAAGGATTAAACTGCCGCAGCGGTCAGATATGATCTGTGGCTTTGCATCTCTCAAAGGTCAGAGAATTT GCACAGCAGCGATGCGAAACACCAAAAGGGGGTCCTGGTTCATCCAGGAACTCAACACAGCACTCCGGCTTAATGCCAGAAACACACACCTTGCAGACATCCTGGTGCAG GTAAACGGACGTATCAAGGAGAGGGAAGGTTACGCTCCAGGCACCGCCCACCATCGCTGCAAAGAGATGTCAGAGTTCACCAGCTCACTCTGCAAAGACCTCTACCTTTTCCCCAAGTACCAGCACCAGTATTGA
- the casp2 gene encoding caspase-2 isoform X7, producing MLECGMLERDRLAIRRQSAILCKQLVVDELLIQSLQADDILTESMAESIMAEQTSQKRSWRLLLLLPKRGPKAFRSFCSALRETEQQHLCDLLTQSPVQDGRETHVDTIVGSSLPLPTQEEFAAKRARTHESMEFSLDADSPINTPVLPCAPEFYHSHCQQAYRMNSSPRGYALVISNVSFDSCAAPDLDLRKGGEVDAEVLRKVFTELDYHVSVHKDLTAQGMRSCIENFCRRPEHRTVDSCVVCLLSHGVEGAIYGTDGQLLQLDWVFEAFDNAHCPLLQNKPKMFFIQACRGDEMDCGVEQIDGPVRTLSPSCEQRDAGREGQGDVDPRQRVDMGRPRIKLPQRSDMICGFASLKGTAAMRNTKRGSWFIQELNTALRLNARNTHLADILVQVNGRIKEREGYAPGTAHHRCKEMSEFTSSLCKDLYLFPKYQHQY from the exons ATGTTGGAGTGTGGGATGCTGGAGCGGGACAGGCTGGCTATTCGGAGGCAGTCTGCTATCCTGTGCAAACAGCTGGTCGTTGATGAGCTGCTCATTCAGTCACTGCAGGCAGATGATATCTTAACCGAGAGCATGGCAGAAAGCATCATG GCCGAACAAACATCTCAGAAACGCAGCTGGCGTTTGTTACTTCTCCTACCAAAGCGAGGACCCAAAGCCTTCAGAAGTTTCTGTTCAGCTCTCAGAGAAACTGAGCAGCAGCACCTGTGTGACCTGCTCACACAATCACCTGTACAAGATGGCAGAGAGACGCATGTAGAT ACAATAGTGGGGTCTTCTCTTCCACTTCCAACTCAGGAGGAGTTTGCTGCCAAGAGAGCAAGAACACATG AGTCCATGGAGTTCAGTCTTGATGCCGACAGCCCCATCAACACTCCTGTTCTCCCGTGCGCTCCAGAGTTTTACCACTCTCACTGCCAGCAG GCTTACAGAATGAATTCATCTCCTCGTGGCTATGCTTTAGTGATCAGCAATGTGAGCTTTGACTCTTGTGCTGCTCCTGACCTTGACCTAAGGAAGGGCGGTGAGGTGGATGCAGAAGTCCTTAGGAAAGTTTTTACAGAACTGGACTATCACGTCAGTGTCCACAAAGACCTTACTGCTCAG GGCATGAGGTCTTGTATTGAGAATTTCTGCAGACGGCCAGAACACCGAACAGTGGACAGCTGTGTGGTGTGTCTGCTCTCCCACGGAGTGGAAGGAGCAATTTATGGCACAGATGGACAGCTCCTGCAG CTTGACTGGGTGTTTGAGGCCTTTGACAACGCTCATTGTCCACTGCTTCAAAACAAGCCGAAGATGTTTTTCATTCAGGCCTGCAGAGGAG ATGAGATGGACTGTGGAGTGGAGCAGATAGACGGCCCAGTTAGGACTCTCTCACCAAGCTGCGAACAGAGGGATGCTGGGAGAGAAGGACAGGGGGATGTAGACCCCAGACAGAGAGTGGACATGGGGAGACCAAGGATTAAACTGCCGCAGCGGTCAGATATGATCTGTGGCTTTGCATCTCTCAAAG GCACAGCAGCGATGCGAAACACCAAAAGGGGGTCCTGGTTCATCCAGGAACTCAACACAGCACTCCGGCTTAATGCCAGAAACACACACCTTGCAGACATCCTGGTGCAG GTAAACGGACGTATCAAGGAGAGGGAAGGTTACGCTCCAGGCACCGCCCACCATCGCTGCAAAGAGATGTCAGAGTTCACCAGCTCACTCTGCAAAGACCTCTACCTTTTCCCCAAGTACCAGCACCAGTATTGA
- the casp2 gene encoding caspase-2 isoform X6, whose amino-acid sequence MLECGMLERDRLAIRRQSAILCKQLVVDELLIQSLQADDILTESMAESIMAEQTSQKRSWRLLLLLPKRGPKAFRSFCSALRETEQQHLCDLLTQSPVQDGRETHVDTIVGSSLPLPTQEEFAAKRARTHESMEFSLDADSPINTPVLPCAPEFYHSHCQQAYRMNSSPRGYALVISNVSFDSCAAPDLDLRKGGEVDAEVLRKVFTELDYHVSVHKDLTAQGMRSCIENFCRRPEHRTVDSCVVCLLSHGVEGAIYGTDGQLLQLDWVFEAFDNAHCPLLQNKPKMFFIQACRGDEMDCGVEQIDGPVRTLSPSCEQRDAGREGQGDVDPRQRVDMGRPRIKLPQRSDMICGFASLKGQRICTAAMRNTKRGSWFIQELNTALRLNARNTHLADILVQVNGRIKEREGYAPGTAHHRCKEMSEFTSSLCKDLYLFPKYQHQY is encoded by the exons ATGTTGGAGTGTGGGATGCTGGAGCGGGACAGGCTGGCTATTCGGAGGCAGTCTGCTATCCTGTGCAAACAGCTGGTCGTTGATGAGCTGCTCATTCAGTCACTGCAGGCAGATGATATCTTAACCGAGAGCATGGCAGAAAGCATCATG GCCGAACAAACATCTCAGAAACGCAGCTGGCGTTTGTTACTTCTCCTACCAAAGCGAGGACCCAAAGCCTTCAGAAGTTTCTGTTCAGCTCTCAGAGAAACTGAGCAGCAGCACCTGTGTGACCTGCTCACACAATCACCTGTACAAGATGGCAGAGAGACGCATGTAGAT ACAATAGTGGGGTCTTCTCTTCCACTTCCAACTCAGGAGGAGTTTGCTGCCAAGAGAGCAAGAACACATG AGTCCATGGAGTTCAGTCTTGATGCCGACAGCCCCATCAACACTCCTGTTCTCCCGTGCGCTCCAGAGTTTTACCACTCTCACTGCCAGCAG GCTTACAGAATGAATTCATCTCCTCGTGGCTATGCTTTAGTGATCAGCAATGTGAGCTTTGACTCTTGTGCTGCTCCTGACCTTGACCTAAGGAAGGGCGGTGAGGTGGATGCAGAAGTCCTTAGGAAAGTTTTTACAGAACTGGACTATCACGTCAGTGTCCACAAAGACCTTACTGCTCAG GGCATGAGGTCTTGTATTGAGAATTTCTGCAGACGGCCAGAACACCGAACAGTGGACAGCTGTGTGGTGTGTCTGCTCTCCCACGGAGTGGAAGGAGCAATTTATGGCACAGATGGACAGCTCCTGCAG CTTGACTGGGTGTTTGAGGCCTTTGACAACGCTCATTGTCCACTGCTTCAAAACAAGCCGAAGATGTTTTTCATTCAGGCCTGCAGAGGAG ATGAGATGGACTGTGGAGTGGAGCAGATAGACGGCCCAGTTAGGACTCTCTCACCAAGCTGCGAACAGAGGGATGCTGGGAGAGAAGGACAGGGGGATGTAGACCCCAGACAGAGAGTGGACATGGGGAGACCAAGGATTAAACTGCCGCAGCGGTCAGATATGATCTGTGGCTTTGCATCTCTCAAAGGTCAGAGAATTT GCACAGCAGCGATGCGAAACACCAAAAGGGGGTCCTGGTTCATCCAGGAACTCAACACAGCACTCCGGCTTAATGCCAGAAACACACACCTTGCAGACATCCTGGTGCAG GTAAACGGACGTATCAAGGAGAGGGAAGGTTACGCTCCAGGCACCGCCCACCATCGCTGCAAAGAGATGTCAGAGTTCACCAGCTCACTCTGCAAAGACCTCTACCTTTTCCCCAAGTACCAGCACCAGTATTGA